The DNA sequence ACAGGTTTtccaaggatgttgaagctgTCGACCAAGAAGTTGCTCCGGTGGCAATTGGTATGCTTCACTGCCTTGCCACTGTGGTAATGATTGTGGCTCTGATTTCCGTGATTATGCCCGGTTTCTTGATTGCGGCTGTCTTCATTACGTTGGTCTACTTTGCATTGGGAGCTGTGTACTTGAATGCCTCTCGTGATCTCAAGCGACTAGAGTCTGTGCAGAGGAGTCCTTTGTATCAACAGTTCGGCGAGACCCTTAATGGAATTGTTACTATTCGTGCCTACGGCGACGGGCCTAGGTTCATTGTGGACAATCATCGGCGCATCAACGACTACAACCGGCCGCACATTTATCTTTGGGCCAGTAATCGTTGGCTTGCCCTTCGCGTTGACTGGTGTGGTGCCTTGGTCTCCTTCTTTACTGCTGTCTTCGTCCTGCTCAGTATCGGAAAGATTGACGCCGGCGCTGCTGGTCTTGCGCTGACATACGCAGTTACATTCACGGAGAATGTTCTCTGGTTGGTCCGTCTCTATTCCGAAGTTCAACAGAACATGAACTCTGTTGAACGAGTGAAAGAGTATCTTGAGGTAGAGCAAGAGGCGGCGGCGGTTATTTCCGAGTCAAGGCCGCCAGCCCACTGGCCTAGTGGCGGCGCTGTTGAATTTACCAACTACACTACACGTTACCGACCGGACCTTGATCCTGTTCTTCGCAACGTTTCCTTCACTGTGCAGCCGGGTGAAAAGGTCGGCATCGTGGGCCGCACTGGCGCGGGCAAAAGCTCACTGGCCCTTGCTCTCTTCCGTGGCCTTGAAGCTGAGAAGGGACGTATAGTCATTGATGATGTAGATATCGGCTCTATTGGGCTCCGCGACCTGCGAGAGTCTATCACGATTGTGCCTCAAGACCCGACTCTTTTCACAGGCACCATCCGGAGCAACCTCGACCCATTCAATCTCTTCACGGATGAGCAAATATTCACCGCGCTCCGTCGGGTTCACTTGATCGGCTCTGGAACATCAGGAACTGCAACTCCTGTGGTAAACAGCGCGGAACCCGTCGCGACAGCGAATGGCACTGTCGTTCTTGAAAATAAGaacatcttcctcaaccttgaGACACCGATTTCGGAGTCTGGATCTAATTTGTCCCAAGGACAGAGGCAGCTTATGTGTCTCGCCCGTGCGCTTCTTAAGGACCCCAAAGTACTGATGATGGATGAAGCGACGGCTTCCATTGACTATAACACCGATGCCAGAATCCAGGAGACGCTACGTGAACTCCGGGACAGCACTATCATCACGATTGCACACCGCTTGCAGACGATCATTGACTACGACAAGGTGCTGGTGCTCGATCACGGCCGTGTGGTGGAGTACGACCATCCGTGGACCCTTATCAACCGGGAAGATGGTGTTTTCCGAGGCATGTGTGACAACAGTGGGAATATGGAGGTCCTTTTGGACGGTGCCAAGAAGGCCTGGGAACATAAACGGCTTGTGGATGACTCATAGACTTACATATAGCTTCTGTTCTGcatatttatttttctgaCCCTTTGTCCATCTTCACGTCCGCGAAGATCAAAAGTTTTCCAGGCTCAGGGTTATATTCTGTATTGTTATTTATATTGGGCGTATAAAGGAATGTGCTCTTGAGTTAATATGATAG is a window from the Aspergillus oryzae RIB40 DNA, chromosome 6 genome containing:
- a CDS encoding putative ABC bile acid transporter (multidrug resistance-associated protein/mitoxantrone resistance protein, ABC superfamily), encoding MNSVERVKEYLEVEQEAAAVISESRPPAHWPSGGAVEFTNYTTRYRPDLDPVLRNVSFTVQPGEKVGIVGRTGAGKSSLALALFRGLEAEKGRIVIDDVDIGSIGLRDLRESITIVPQDPTLFTGTIRSNLDPFNLFTDEQIFTALRRVHLIGSGTSGTATPVVNSAEPVATANGTVVLENKNIFLNLETPISESGSNLSQGQRQLMCLARALLKDPKVLMMDEATASIDYNTDARIQETLRELRDSTIITIAHRLQTIIDYDKVLVLDHGRVVEYDHPWTLINREDGVFRGMCDNSGNMEVLLDGAKKAWEHKRLVDDS